The Desulfobulbaceae bacterium sequence TCGCGAAAGATCGTGACGATGGCCTCGATCATGTTGGATTTGCCGGAGCCGTTGGGACCGATAACCGCGTGGCTTTTAAACTCACGAATCTCGCCATCGATGTCGGCGGCAGGACCGCTGAAGGTGATCTCGAAATCTCGCAGGTTCCGGAAGTCCTTTATTTTGAGTCGTTGCATTTGCATGATCAGGCTTCCACTTCTTTCATAAATCCTTTTTCCAGTTCGCTGATCCAGCCGTTGGCCATTTCGGTTTTGAGCTGCTGGTAGAAGGCATCGATTTCCATTCCCGACTGTTGCCAAAGGGCCTTGGCGGTGATCTCGCCCTGGTGTTTGGCGATGAGATTGGCCAGGGGTGATTTCTCTGTTGACCGTGGTTTGCCTTCGAGCTGGAGCTTGGTGACCAGTTCGGTCTTTGGTGCTTTCATTTTTCCTTTTCCCTTAATTGCCATGCCAGTTATAGATGTGACTACCACTTGGGCAAAAGATTCGGCAATTTTGTTCTTTTTGTTTTGCAACTCTTCTAATTGATTTACTATTGCCATAAGTTGGTCAACTTTGGCGACAATGCGTTGCTGTTCTTCAGCCGGTGGAATGGGAAGAGGTAAGCTCTTGAGCGCCGCCTGATTAATTTTCGGCATGGTCCCAGAAGTTCCAGAAGCCCGACTACGCAAGAAATCTCGTGCACTCTCTGAACTCATACAAAGATGAATAAAATTAACATCAAGCTCTGATGAGATTCTGAGTTTCATCATTAAATCAGGATAAATGAATCTATTGGGTTCGCCACGATAAACAGCTGATACTCCTACATATTCAATTGTGTTTCCCCGCTGAACAAGGATATCGCCATCGCATAACCATAACTCCGAATCTGGATTAATATTTTCTTCTATAAATTTTGTGTGTTCTTCTAAAAACCGCCCCGATGTCGTTGCGCTCAGTGTCAAAGAACGAACTGGTGTTTCGTGTTCAACTGCCTTTGGAGAGTAACCGTTTTTAGGGCCAAATATCAGCAGGTCATCAAGGGTCTGCCACCGCCAAGATTCCGGAATGCTAAAGGCTAACTCACCTTCAGGTTTAATTGCTCGCACGGATGTCGAGTTGGTGAGACCTAATTTCCGTCGTTCCTCAAGGATACGATTTAGCATCTCTTCGGCTGATGCTAAAATGGGAGCTTGAGGAACTAATTTTCCTCGAACCGCAAACGAGAGGATGGTTTTTCTAAGATTATCGGGTGAGACGATTTCAGTCTCATCAAAAATAGCTTTGAGATTGGCCGAAGTGGGTGAATCAGCTAAGCGAGCATGCAGGGTGCTGGAAAGTACTGGGAACCGTCGTTCCCGTTCTCGCTGCTGCCCTTCAAGCTTGTCGCACAAACTCATCAACTCATCCACTTTGGCAACAATACGTTTTTGTTCAGGAAGAGGGGGGAGAGGAATTAAAAGCTCGATAAACTTTGCAATGGATACTCCACCGATGATGCCTGTCATTACATCGTTAAACTGAGATTGGAAAAATGGCGTCAAGTATTGATATAGTATGAACTTTGAAGGAATCCCCCCATAAAGTTCATTCGCAAACAGCTTGTTTCCAAAACAAATATCCCTATCGGTAATACCACACTTCTTCCCTGCACTTCCCCCCTCAGCGCAAATTAAAACTGCCCCTTGATGTGCAACTTTGAATTTGTCTTCACTCTCTGGGATAAATATGCCGTTACTGTAGTTGAGATTTTTTAGCCCATACTCGACATCTTTCGTCGCAATATATGGCAGACCAGCAACGCCCCTGTACTTAAGCTCTTTTTCGCGAGCATTTATACTGTTACCGTTAAATATATTTCCAAGACTGCCAAGCCTAACCCATACCCATCCATTGGGGGGATCATATGGTACTTCTTCATGTTTGACCTGAGGCAAAAGCGACTTGGCTTTAATTCTTTTTTCTATTACAAGTCGTTTTTTCTCTATTTCAATATTGTGAAGAAGATCACTCACCAATTGGTCTTTGGGGTCATGAGGAACTAATTTTCCTTGCATTGCAAGGGACAGGACCAATTCTCGTAAACGTTTTACGCCGTCCGGCGCGTTTGCGATATGTCCAAAATTTTCCCGAAACGTTTGCAAATCCATCAGGCGGTCTCTCCGGACTCGAAATGATGCGAGAGGGCGGCGGCGAGTTCGTCGCGGAGCTGGTTCTCGGTCTGTTCAATCTCAGAGAGGAGCCTCTGGTATTTTATTAGCAGAGCGTCAGGGTCGAGGCTTTCCTCTTCTGGCCCGTTCGGATTTTTGATGTCGAGGTTATAGATCGGCCAGTAATGCCGATCGCCGGTGGCCTGTTCATCCTTGGCTTGCTGGCGGAGCTTCTCGATCTGTCCGATCAGTTCCTGAATCTGCTCTTCGGCCTTCTTGCGAATTGATTCCTTTTTCTCACCTTTGATGGAGCTGCGAAGCTCCTTGGCCTGTTCATTTAGGACAGTGGCCTCATTATTGAGCGTCTCGGCCTTGTCCCAATGCGGTTGAGCCTTGGCTATCGCACCTTCCTTGAGTTGCTTGAAATCAACCTTCCAGGCCTGCTCGGTTTCCACTCGATCTTTGAAACCGTCTGCTTCTTGGCCCCACCAATCGGCAATAGGTTGCAGTTCCTCGACCCGAAGCGGCTTGGTCTTGGAATAACTCTTCACCCCTTCCAGGTAGTGGTGTTCATAAAACCAGATGGTGTCGGTGGTTTTGCCCTTGGTGAAAAAGAGCAGGTTGGTCTTGATGCCGGTGTAGGGATTGAAGACGCCGTTGGGCAAGCGGATGATGGTGTGAAGATGGCAATTATCCATCAGCAATTCCTTGATCTTGGCCTTCACGCCTTCACCGAAGAGGGTGCCGTCCGGCAGAACGATAGCCCCGCGCCCACCTTTGTCCTTGAGCAATTTCTTGACGATGAGGACTAGGAACATATCGGCGGTTTCCTTGGTCTGGATGTCGGACGGAAAGTCGTTGCCGACAGTGTCGTCTTCCATGCCACCGAAGGGAGGATTGGTGATGACGCAGTCCACCCGCTCATTCAGCCCCCACTCGTTCCACGGTCTTCCAAGGGTATTGCGGTGCTCGATCATGCTCGGCACTTCGATGTTGTGCAGGAGCATGTTGGTTGTGCAGAGAAGATGGGGGAGCTGCTTCTTCTCGATGCCGCGAATACATTCGGCGATGGCCTTTTTATCTTCAGCGCTTGATTTCGTGGTGAGTTGTTTCTCGAAATGGTCAATGGTGGCGGTCAAGAAGCCGCCGGTGCCGCAGGCAGGATCAAGGACCGTCTCTCGTTTGTCGAGGCGTGGGTTGACCATCTGGACCATGAACTCAGTGACCGCCCGAGGGGTATAGAATTCTCCGGCATTGCCGGCGCTACGCAGGTCGTTTAAGATTTGCTCGTAAATCGCCCCCATCTGCCCACGGGCCTTCATGTCGTGGAAGTTGATGGCCTCGTCGAGCTTCTCGATCACCCCCAGCATCAGGGTGCCGGACTTCATGTAGTTGTTGGCATCGACAAAGACTTCGCGGACCACCTTGGCCTTGGGATCGTTTTCGATATTGAGCTCTTTGAGCCCAGGGAAGACGGTGTTGTTGACATAAGCAATCAGATCGGTGGCCGGTTTTTGCGGTTTGCCATCCTTGTATGCGGCCCAATTTCGCCAACGGCATTCCTCCGGGGTTGGCGACCGGTAGGTTTCGCCACGGTCTTCGGCATCGTCCTCCCATGTCTCCTCGCACTGGTCGAAGATTTTTAAAAAGAGCATCCAGGTAAGCTGACCAATGCGTTGGGCGTCGCCATCGACACCATCGTCTTTGCGCATGATGTCCTGGATCGATTTGATAGTGGTACTGAGGTTCATATTTATTTGTGCTCCCAAAACTCTAATTGGTTGTCTACCTGAGCAACATATGTCCAGTTACTGGCGACAAGATTAAACAAGATAAATGCACGGCCATTGTTTACAAAATCTTCATCAAGAATGTAACAGGCCTTGAGATTACATGAACTGAAAGCCATGGCCTCATCCCAATTTTCAAACGCAAAACCATTGAGGGCCTTATGAGCCTCGGGGAAAGGCCGGAGCAATTCTTCAAAGGAGTGCCAATAGTCATTAAGGTAAAAACGGTCGGTGGCAGGCCTTCTTAATTCTGTAACAATCGAACTATATTGCGGAGAAATCAGAACATAGTCTAAAAACTGAGTAAAATCGCTGAAGGTATCCGGCTGAATTTTTTGTTCAAGAGGCTTCGGCATTGCTATACAGCTCCTGTTCCAACTCTGTCAATGCCTTGGAGTATCTCTCATTACTGCCAAAAACCCCTCGCCGAATCTGGGTCTTGGTGCCAAGCTCGCTAAAGGGCGGTAGTTCAAGAATTTTGGCATCTTCAATATTTGTAATGCCATGATCGGCGTATTTTTCCAGCAGGGCTTCAAGAACCGCTCGGGCCTCGTCCCCATATTTGCCGAAGTAATTTCTCTTCTTGACCTTATTAGCCCGTTCCCTTCTGGTGAGCGGTGGTTGGTCAAAAGCGATGTGAGCGACAAGGT is a genomic window containing:
- a CDS encoding N-6 DNA methylase; the encoded protein is MNLSTTIKSIQDIMRKDDGVDGDAQRIGQLTWMLFLKIFDQCEETWEDDAEDRGETYRSPTPEECRWRNWAAYKDGKPQKPATDLIAYVNNTVFPGLKELNIENDPKAKVVREVFVDANNYMKSGTLMLGVIEKLDEAINFHDMKARGQMGAIYEQILNDLRSAGNAGEFYTPRAVTEFMVQMVNPRLDKRETVLDPACGTGGFLTATIDHFEKQLTTKSSAEDKKAIAECIRGIEKKQLPHLLCTTNMLLHNIEVPSMIEHRNTLGRPWNEWGLNERVDCVITNPPFGGMEDDTVGNDFPSDIQTKETADMFLVLIVKKLLKDKGGRGAIVLPDGTLFGEGVKAKIKELLMDNCHLHTIIRLPNGVFNPYTGIKTNLLFFTKGKTTDTIWFYEHHYLEGVKSYSKTKPLRVEELQPIADWWGQEADGFKDRVETEQAWKVDFKQLKEGAIAKAQPHWDKAETLNNEATVLNEQAKELRSSIKGEKKESIRKKAEEQIQELIGQIEKLRQQAKDEQATGDRHYWPIYNLDIKNPNGPEEESLDPDALLIKYQRLLSEIEQTENQLRDELAAALSHHFESGETA